A region of Gammaproteobacteria bacterium DNA encodes the following proteins:
- a CDS encoding Crp/Fnr family transcriptional regulator, with translation MTDPSEFIPWLGRTYLFAALNEQQLKTVMETMQEVNIEEGRMLFEHGQPADRFYLLLEGQIKLYRLSEDGDEKVIEIVRPGETFAEAVTFMSGKFYPVNADALVKSRLLAFPNATFHELLSNSVDTCFRLMADMSQRLHRRLNEIDSLTLHNATYRLVSFLLAELPEGVVASQEIVLTTPKHVIASRLSIKPETFSRILTKLSRDGLIVVRGNSIVLEDLPRLRELVEI, from the coding sequence ATGACTGATCCCAGCGAATTCATCCCCTGGCTGGGCCGCACCTATCTGTTCGCCGCTCTGAACGAGCAGCAGCTCAAGACGGTCATGGAGACCATGCAGGAGGTCAATATCGAGGAAGGGCGCATGCTGTTCGAGCACGGCCAGCCCGCGGACCGCTTCTATCTGCTGCTGGAGGGTCAGATCAAACTCTACCGGCTGTCGGAGGACGGTGACGAGAAGGTCATCGAGATCGTTCGTCCCGGCGAGACCTTCGCCGAGGCCGTCACCTTCATGTCTGGCAAGTTCTATCCCGTGAATGCGGACGCGCTGGTCAAGAGCCGGCTGCTGGCCTTCCCCAACGCGACCTTTCACGAACTGCTGAGCAACTCGGTCGATACCTGCTTCCGGCTGATGGCGGACATGAGCCAGCGCCTGCACCGCCGGCTGAACGAGATCGACAGCCTGACGCTGCACAATGCAACCTATCGCCTGGTGAGCTTCCTGCTGGCCGAGCTGCCGGAGGGCGTGGTGGCATCGCAGGAGATCGTGCTGACGACGCCCAAACACGTCATCGCCTCACGCCTGTCGATCAAGCCTGAGACCTTCTCGCGCATCCTCACCAAGCTGTCGCGCGACGGTCTGATCGTGGTGCGCGGCAACAGCATCGTCCTCGAGGACCTGCCGCGACTGCGGGAATTGGTGGAGATCTGA
- a CDS encoding YchE family NAAT transporter: MISWTDYAKFFIGLLAIMNPIGIVPVFISLTLHKTNRQRNTAALHAAITVAVVLVVSLLMGEGLLGFFGISVDSFRVAGGILILLMAISMLHGGISAEKQTPDEAHEAEEKEHVGVVPLGIPLLAGPGAISTIIIYSHRGHGLGHHAVLFGIALVLALLTWLALRAGPLIADGLGRTGLKIVSRIMGLLLAAIGVEFITNGLRQLFPGLG; this comes from the coding sequence ATGATCTCCTGGACCGACTATGCCAAGTTCTTCATCGGGCTCCTGGCCATCATGAATCCCATCGGTATCGTGCCTGTATTCATCAGCCTCACCCTGCATAAGACCAACCGGCAGCGCAACACCGCTGCATTGCACGCCGCCATCACCGTCGCCGTGGTCCTGGTGGTCTCCCTGCTGATGGGCGAGGGCCTGCTTGGCTTCTTCGGCATCAGCGTGGATTCGTTCCGCGTCGCCGGCGGTATCCTCATCCTGCTCATGGCCATCAGCATGTTGCACGGCGGCATCAGTGCGGAAAAGCAGACCCCCGACGAGGCCCACGAGGCTGAGGAAAAAGAGCACGTCGGTGTCGTGCCCCTGGGCATACCGCTACTGGCCGGGCCGGGCGCCATCAGCACGATCATCATCTATTCTCACCGCGGCCATGGCCTCGGGCACCATGCGGTACTGTTCGGCATCGCGCTCGTGCTCGCCCTGCTGACCTGGCTGGCGCTGCGTGCCGGCCCGCTGATCGCGGATGGTCTGGGGCGTACGGGGCTGAAAATCGTGTCGCGTATCATGGGTCTGCTGCTGGCCGCCATCGGCGTGGAGTTCATCACCAACGGCCTGCGGCAGCTGTTTCCGGGACTGGGCTGA
- a CDS encoding phosphoribosylaminoimidazolesuccinocarboxamide synthase: protein MQASLYESDLKSLPLVYRGKVRDVYAVGGVDGDKLLIVTTDRLSAFDVILPEPIPGKGAVLTAVSNFWFARMRAVVPNHLVDLPLEQVLPDPAERAQVEGRAIVVQRLKALPVEAIVRGYLIGSGWKDYQRTGAVCGIPLPTGLVLADRLPEPLFTPSTKAELGTHDENIDFARVQDLLGADIAAQVRDISLRIYQEAADYALARGIIIADTKFEFGLDDAGRVVLIDEVLTPDSSRFWPVEAYRPGVSPPSFDKQFVRDYLETLDWDKTPPGPRLPPEVIAKTAAKYREAQRRLTDTR, encoded by the coding sequence ATGCAAGCGTCCCTGTACGAATCCGACCTGAAGAGCCTTCCCCTGGTCTACCGCGGCAAGGTGCGCGATGTCTATGCGGTCGGGGGCGTGGACGGCGACAAGCTGCTGATCGTCACCACCGATCGGCTGTCGGCCTTCGACGTGATCCTGCCCGAGCCGATTCCCGGCAAGGGCGCGGTGCTGACCGCGGTATCCAATTTCTGGTTCGCCCGCATGCGTGCCGTCGTGCCCAACCATCTGGTCGACCTGCCACTGGAGCAGGTGCTGCCCGATCCCGCCGAGCGCGCCCAGGTGGAGGGCCGCGCCATCGTCGTGCAGCGGCTCAAGGCGCTGCCGGTGGAGGCGATTGTGCGGGGTTATCTCATCGGCTCGGGCTGGAAGGATTATCAGCGAACCGGCGCGGTCTGCGGCATCCCGCTGCCCACCGGCCTGGTGCTGGCCGACCGCCTGCCGGAACCCCTGTTCACACCCTCGACCAAAGCGGAGCTCGGCACCCACGACGAGAACATCGACTTCGCCCGGGTACAGGACCTGCTCGGCGCGGACATCGCCGCGCAGGTGCGTGACATCAGCCTGCGCATCTACCAGGAAGCGGCCGACTATGCCCTGGCGCGCGGCATCATCATCGCCGACACCAAGTTCGAGTTCGGCCTGGACGACGCCGGCCGGGTGGTGCTGATCGACGAGGTGCTGACGCCCGATTCCTCACGCTTCTGGCCGGTGGAGGCGTATCGACCGGGCGTCAGTCCGCCGAGCTTCGACAAGCAGTTCGTGCGCGATTATCTGGAGACGCTGGACTGGGACAAGACCCCACCCGGTCCGAGACTCCCCCCCGAAGTCATCGCGAAGACGGCAGCCAAATACCGCGAGGCGCAGCGTCGTCTGACCGATACGCGCTGA
- a CDS encoding cyclopropane-fatty-acyl-phospholipid synthase family protein, with the protein MPAHKQLHKSLDEFTTAPIGLPIEAPVEAPVEVGRRLLHALLRGYSGPVAVRLWDGSYVRGGADAPATLTFRHPDPLRDLFLRGDLVRLGEAYLLGAVEVDGRMDIAFDIVDFLERSQPGRWERLRLAFNALRLPRADSYAALKTSQADGTARANGTASIRHHYDVSNDFYRLWLDPEMVYSCAYFRDTTQSLAEAQRDKLDYLCRKLRLEPGQRLLDIGCGWGALALWAARNYGVEVHGITLSEAQCDHARERIARAGFAERVRIELRDYRDLPPDAHYDRIVSVGMFEHIGVKNFPNYFGAVQRLLAPGGLFLNHGITNDCGWVDCASQRFTNRYVFPDGELTRVSTVQTAMEQAGFEILDVEGLRPHYALTLRRWLQALEASRERADALVGPIVRRIWRLYMAGSAHYFQQGSLGVYQILAGHSHAPQPLPLRRDDLYRT; encoded by the coding sequence ATGCCGGCACACAAGCAACTGCATAAATCTCTGGATGAATTCACGACCGCCCCGATCGGGCTGCCAATCGAGGCACCCGTCGAGGCCCCCGTCGAAGTGGGGCGCAGACTGTTGCATGCCTTACTACGCGGCTACAGCGGTCCGGTCGCCGTCCGGCTGTGGGACGGCAGCTATGTCCGTGGGGGCGCCGATGCACCCGCGACCCTGACCTTCCGCCACCCCGACCCCTTGCGCGATCTGTTCCTGCGCGGCGATCTGGTGCGTCTGGGCGAGGCCTATCTGCTGGGTGCGGTCGAGGTCGACGGCCGGATGGACATCGCCTTTGATATCGTCGATTTCCTGGAACGCAGCCAGCCCGGACGGTGGGAGCGTCTGCGGTTGGCGTTCAATGCCTTGCGCCTGCCGCGCGCGGACTCGTACGCGGCGCTGAAGACGTCACAGGCCGACGGCACGGCGCGCGCCAACGGCACGGCGAGCATCCGCCATCACTATGATGTCTCCAACGACTTCTACCGCCTGTGGCTCGATCCGGAAATGGTGTATTCCTGCGCCTATTTCCGCGACACCACCCAGTCGTTGGCGGAAGCGCAGCGCGACAAGCTCGACTATCTCTGCCGCAAGCTGCGTCTCGAACCCGGTCAGCGCCTGCTGGATATCGGCTGCGGCTGGGGCGCACTGGCGCTGTGGGCGGCACGTAATTATGGCGTTGAGGTGCACGGCATCACCCTGAGCGAGGCGCAGTGCGATCACGCCCGCGAACGCATCGCACGCGCGGGCTTTGCCGAGCGCGTGCGCATCGAGTTGCGGGACTACCGCGACCTGCCGCCCGACGCCCACTATGACCGCATCGTCAGCGTGGGCATGTTCGAGCACATCGGCGTGAAGAACTTCCCCAACTACTTCGGCGCGGTGCAGCGTCTGCTCGCACCGGGCGGCCTGTTCCTCAACCACGGCATCACCAACGACTGCGGTTGGGTGGACTGCGCCAGTCAGCGCTTCACCAACCGGTATGTCTTTCCCGACGGTGAACTCACCCGCGTGAGCACGGTCCAAACGGCCATGGAGCAGGCGGGCTTCGAGATCCTCGACGTCGAAGGCCTGCGCCCGCACTATGCCTTGACGCTGCGGCGCTGGCTGCAGGCGCTCGAGGCCAGCCGCGAGCGCGCCGACGCGCTGGTCGGCCCGATCGTACGGCGTATCTGGCGCCTGTATATGGCCGGCTCGGCGCATTACTTCCAGCAGGGCAGTCTGGGCGTGTATCAGATTCTGGCAGGACACAGTCATGCGCCGCAGCCGCTGCCGTTGCGCCGCGATGATCTGTATCGCACCTGA
- a CDS encoding thioredoxin family protein: MHVQLLIAPWCTSCHRAQEIWQRVCERHGMTLEILDLETLAGEETAGRLHLKIMPAVLFDGQPRAIGVQSEDEAEALLSREIGAGG; the protein is encoded by the coding sequence ATGCATGTACAGTTGCTGATAGCACCCTGGTGCACGTCCTGTCATAGGGCGCAGGAGATCTGGCAGCGCGTCTGTGAGCGCCATGGCATGACCCTGGAGATCCTGGATCTGGAGACGCTGGCTGGTGAAGAGACGGCCGGGCGTCTGCATCTGAAGATCATGCCGGCCGTATTGTTCGACGGCCAGCCGCGCGCCATCGGCGTGCAGTCCGAGGACGAGGCCGAGGCACTGCTGAGCAGGGAGATAGGGGCCGGGGGATGA
- a CDS encoding type 1 glutamine amidotransferase translates to MRIHFLQHVAFEGLASIHEWIGRGGHAVSGTRLYTGEDLPHPDRIDLLIVLGGPMGVYDIDAHPWLTAEKLFLRQVIDAGRRVLGICLGAQLIADVLGARVYRNAQREIGWLPVTRTAAAIHSPLGALLPERFDAFHWHGDTFDLPPGAVHLARSAACRHQAYAIDGRILGLQFHLETTPASARALIEHGVDELRDAPGIQTPTQMLTPTARFATLNTLMATLLDGFIGADH, encoded by the coding sequence ATGCGCATCCATTTTCTTCAGCACGTGGCCTTCGAGGGTCTGGCGAGCATCCACGAGTGGATCGGGCGCGGCGGCCACGCGGTGAGTGGCACGCGTCTCTATACAGGCGAGGACCTGCCGCACCCCGACCGGATCGACCTGCTGATCGTCCTGGGTGGCCCCATGGGGGTGTACGACATCGATGCCCATCCCTGGCTGACGGCCGAGAAGTTGTTCCTGCGCCAGGTCATCGATGCGGGGCGGCGGGTGCTGGGGATCTGCCTGGGGGCGCAACTGATCGCGGACGTGCTGGGTGCGCGTGTCTATCGCAACGCACAGCGGGAGATCGGCTGGTTGCCGGTGACACGCACCGCGGCGGCGATACATTCGCCATTGGGCGCGCTGCTACCCGAGCGCTTCGACGCCTTCCACTGGCACGGCGATACCTTCGATCTGCCACCCGGTGCGGTGCACCTGGCGCGGAGCGCGGCCTGCCGGCACCAGGCCTATGCCATCGACGGACGCATCCTCGGCCTGCAGTTTCATCTGGAGACGACACCGGCGAGCGCAAGGGCGCTGATCGAGCATGGCGTGGACGAACTCCGCGACGCCCCGGGTATCCAGACACCCACACAGATGCTCACGCCAACGGCGCGCTTCGCGACACTCAACACCTTGATGGCGACGCTGCTGGACGGCTTCATCGGTGCAGACCATTGA
- a CDS encoding DUF302 domain-containing protein: MYGFNVKVKGGFEQAVQRVTEELQKEGFGVLTEIDVKATLKKRLDIDQRPYKILGACNPKLAHQALSADPDIGLLLPCNVVVREEADGAVTVAFMDPVAVLKLVEKEGVAELAQQVRGHLQRVSAALTA, from the coding sequence ATGTACGGTTTCAATGTGAAGGTGAAGGGTGGTTTCGAGCAGGCAGTGCAGCGTGTCACCGAGGAACTGCAGAAGGAGGGCTTTGGCGTGCTGACCGAGATCGATGTCAAGGCGACGTTGAAGAAGAGGCTCGACATCGACCAGCGCCCCTACAAGATTCTCGGCGCCTGCAATCCCAAGCTCGCCCACCAGGCGCTCAGTGCCGATCCGGATATCGGTCTGCTGCTGCCCTGCAACGTGGTGGTCCGTGAGGAGGCCGACGGTGCGGTCACGGTCGCCTTCATGGATCCCGTCGCGGTACTGAAGCTGGTGGAAAAAGAAGGTGTTGCGGAACTCGCCCAGCAAGTGCGCGGGCATCTGCAGCGGGTCAGTGCGGCGCTCACCGCCTGA
- a CDS encoding calcium/sodium antiporter translates to MDLSVVVMFILGLVLLTGGAEVLVRGASQLAAAIGVSPLIIGLTVVAFGTSAPELAVSVRSALSGQAGADIAIGNVVGSNIFNVLFILGLSAAITPLVVSQRLVRIDVPLMVGASVLMLLLALDGRIGRLDGALLFTGIVIYTLLAIVQGRRESQTAAAAAADTSSGDTVDAQPRTPGSYLLDVGYIVGGLFLLVLGAHWLVDAAVDIARAFGVSELVIALTIVAAGTSLPEVATSVMASIKGERDLAVGNIVGSNLFNILSVLGLAALVAPDGVNVAPSALRFDIPIMIATAVACLPIFFTGYSIARWKGLLFLGYYVLYTTFLVAAAAKYPQLESFTAGVLFFVAPLTLLTLSVAVWRQWHSKT, encoded by the coding sequence ATGGATTTGTCAGTCGTGGTGATGTTCATCCTCGGCCTGGTGTTGCTCACGGGCGGCGCCGAGGTGTTGGTGCGTGGCGCGTCGCAGCTGGCTGCCGCGATCGGCGTGTCGCCACTGATCATTGGCCTGACGGTGGTCGCGTTCGGTACCAGTGCGCCGGAGCTGGCGGTGAGTGTGCGTTCCGCCCTGAGTGGTCAGGCCGGCGCGGATATCGCCATCGGTAACGTGGTCGGCAGCAACATCTTCAATGTGCTGTTCATCCTCGGTCTGTCGGCCGCGATCACACCATTGGTGGTGTCACAGCGGCTGGTGCGCATCGATGTGCCATTGATGGTCGGTGCGTCGGTGCTCATGTTGTTGCTGGCACTGGACGGCAGGATCGGTCGCCTCGACGGTGCGCTGCTGTTCACCGGCATTGTGATCTACACGCTGTTAGCCATCGTGCAAGGCCGTCGGGAATCACAGACGGCCGCGGCGGCAGCTGCGGACACATCTTCCGGGGACACAGTTGATGCGCAGCCGCGCACGCCGGGCAGTTATCTGCTCGATGTGGGTTACATCGTCGGCGGGCTGTTCCTATTGGTGCTGGGGGCGCACTGGCTGGTCGACGCGGCAGTCGATATCGCCCGCGCCTTCGGGGTGAGTGAACTGGTGATTGCCCTGACCATCGTAGCCGCCGGGACCTCGCTGCCCGAGGTGGCAACCTCGGTGATGGCGAGCATCAAGGGCGAGCGCGACCTCGCTGTAGGCAATATCGTCGGCAGCAACCTGTTCAATATCCTCTCGGTGCTGGGGCTGGCGGCACTGGTGGCCCCCGACGGCGTAAATGTCGCACCGTCCGCCCTGCGCTTCGACATCCCGATCATGATCGCCACCGCCGTCGCCTGTCTGCCGATCTTCTTCACCGGCTACTCCATTGCGCGTTGGAAGGGTCTGCTGTTCCTCGGCTACTACGTGCTCTACACCACGTTCCTGGTGGCTGCGGCGGCGAAATACCCGCAACTGGAAAGCTTCACCGCCGGGGTGCTGTTCTTCGTCGCGCCGCTGACGCTGTTGACGCTGAGCGTGGCAGTGTGGCGGCAGTGGCACAGCAAGACGTAG
- a CDS encoding polyphosphate kinase 2 family protein — MSLEVREHPLLVPFDGDFRVAEAATRPPKKAPGKGDLKDRLKQQADALDDLQRRFYAHHGRALLLVFQAMDAAGKDSTIRAVMHGVDPAGCTVHAFKRPTAHEQAHDFLWRTTLRLPPKGMIGIFNRSYYEEVLTVRVQPEYLAAQGLPAAQPAPTFWERRLESIRDHEHHLARNGTVILKFWLNVSHEEQRKRLLSRLREPDKNWKFSEDDVKKSRRWDDYMVAYEAALNATSRPWAPWYAIPADDKPYMRVCVADIIIDTLRQLNIDYPEPDAATRARFEELRKELEDAAD, encoded by the coding sequence ATGAGCCTCGAAGTCCGCGAACACCCGCTGCTGGTGCCGTTCGACGGCGATTTCCGGGTCGCCGAGGCGGCGACGCGACCACCGAAGAAGGCACCGGGCAAGGGCGATCTCAAGGATCGACTGAAACAGCAGGCTGACGCGCTCGATGACTTGCAGCGACGCTTCTACGCCCACCACGGCCGCGCACTGCTGCTCGTCTTCCAGGCCATGGACGCGGCCGGCAAGGACAGCACCATCCGCGCCGTCATGCACGGCGTCGACCCCGCCGGCTGCACTGTGCACGCCTTCAAACGGCCGACCGCACACGAGCAGGCACACGATTTCCTGTGGCGCACGACCCTGCGCCTGCCGCCCAAAGGCATGATCGGTATCTTCAACCGCAGCTATTACGAGGAGGTCCTGACCGTGCGCGTGCAGCCCGAATACCTGGCCGCACAAGGCCTGCCGGCGGCGCAACCCGCGCCGACGTTCTGGGAACGACGGCTGGAGTCCATCCGTGACCACGAGCACCACCTGGCCCGCAACGGCACGGTCATTCTGAAGTTCTGGTTGAACGTCTCGCACGAGGAACAACGCAAACGCCTGCTCAGCCGGCTGCGCGAACCGGACAAGAACTGGAAGTTCTCAGAAGACGATGTCAAGAAGAGCCGGCGCTGGGACGACTACATGGTGGCCTATGAGGCGGCCCTGAATGCCACCTCCCGTCCCTGGGCGCCCTGGTACGCCATACCCGCCGACGACAAGCCCTATATGCGCGTCTGCGTCGCCGACATCATCATCGATACCCTCCGCCAGCTGAACATCGACTATCCGGAACCGGATGCCGCCACCCGGGCACGGTTCGAGGAACTGCGGAAGGAACTCGAAGACGCGGCGGATTGA
- the purE gene encoding 5-(carboxyamino)imidazole ribonucleotide mutase, with the protein MSKTPRIGLVMGSNSDWEVMRHAAAMLEQLGIGYETRVVSAHRTPDLLFDYAATARSRGLACIIAGAGGAAHLPGMLAAKTLLPVLGVPVPSRYLKGLDSLLSIVQMPKGVPVATFAIGEVGAANAALYAAQILALGDSAVAARLEGLRKDQEQVVLAMKLPPESAPL; encoded by the coding sequence ATGAGCAAAACACCCCGCATCGGTCTGGTCATGGGCAGTAACAGCGACTGGGAGGTCATGCGGCACGCCGCCGCCATGCTGGAACAGCTCGGCATCGGCTACGAGACCCGCGTGGTCTCGGCCCATCGCACCCCGGACCTGCTGTTCGACTATGCCGCCACGGCGCGCAGCCGCGGTCTGGCCTGCATCATTGCCGGCGCCGGCGGCGCGGCACACCTGCCGGGTATGCTGGCGGCCAAGACCCTCCTGCCGGTGCTGGGTGTGCCGGTGCCCTCGCGCTACCTCAAGGGCCTGGACTCCTTGTTGTCCATCGTCCAGATGCCCAAGGGCGTGCCGGTCGCGACCTTTGCCATCGGCGAGGTGGGCGCGGCCAATGCCGCGCTGTATGCGGCCCAGATCCTGGCGCTCGGGGACAGCGCCGTCGCCGCCCGGCTGGAGGGTCTGCGCAAGGACCAGGAACAGGTCGTCCTCGCGATGAAACTGCCGCCGGAATCTGCCCCACTGTGA
- a CDS encoding MOSC domain-containing protein: MDHDHIIGIFAGEPRELRPGRDSAIDKHPLPGPAQITPLGILGDHQADRVKHGGPERALLHYCARHYAVWAEELPGAPGHLLQPPGFGENISSPRLDEEQVCIGDIYRLGSARVQVAQPRSPCWKLNARFGVEDLAKRVQDTQRCGWLYRVLAPGEALPGDTIQLEDRPHPGFSVARVMRALYCEPPDPQLLVRIAGLEALSANWRDKAQRGLAGTQDDHRPRLQGSDPS, encoded by the coding sequence ATGGATCACGATCACATCATCGGCATCTTCGCCGGCGAGCCGCGGGAACTGCGGCCCGGGCGCGACAGTGCCATCGACAAACATCCGCTGCCGGGGCCGGCGCAGATCACCCCGCTCGGTATCCTCGGTGACCACCAGGCCGACCGCGTCAAACACGGTGGCCCCGAGCGCGCCCTGCTGCACTACTGCGCGCGGCACTATGCCGTGTGGGCCGAGGAGCTGCCGGGCGCGCCCGGGCATCTGCTGCAGCCGCCCGGCTTCGGCGAGAACATCAGTTCACCGCGGCTCGACGAGGAGCAGGTGTGCATCGGCGATATCTATCGCCTGGGCAGCGCACGGGTGCAGGTCGCGCAACCGCGCTCGCCCTGCTGGAAACTGAATGCCCGCTTCGGCGTGGAGGATCTCGCCAAGCGCGTCCAGGACACGCAGCGCTGCGGCTGGCTGTACCGGGTGCTCGCCCCCGGCGAGGCGCTACCCGGCGACACCATCCAGCTGGAAGACCGTCCACACCCCGGGTTCAGCGTGGCACGGGTGATGCGCGCCCTCTACTGCGAACCGCCCGATCCGCAGCTGCTCGTGCGCATCGCCGGCCTGGAGGCGCTCAGCGCCAATTGGCGGGACAAGGCACAGCGCGGCCTGGCGGGCACCCAGGACGATCACCGCCCCCGCCTGCAGGGGAGCGACCCGTCATGA
- a CDS encoding 5-(carboxyamino)imidazole ribonucleotide synthase: MILPGATLGVLGGGQLGRMFALAARAMGYRVMVLDPDPASPAGAVADTHLQADYQDSAALARMGAECAAVTTEWESVPAATLETLAAHCPVRPGAAAVAVARDRIREKTFVRDLGLATAPFFAIHREADLAAAMAGLRLPALLKTATLGYDGKGQTTVNDLDQAHAAFARIGAHPCVLEEKVDLAQELSVILARGANGETVFYPIGENVHRNGILHTTRVPGRVAPAVAELATGMARRVAEALDYIGVLAVELFFTTAGELLINEMAPRPHNSGHFSLDACVTSQFEQQVRALCGLPLGSTRLLTPVTMLNVLGDLWGERQPGWQAVFAQPEVKLHLYGKRETRAGRKMGHINVLGEDADANFELAEQLFATLSTVAAS, translated from the coding sequence GTGATCCTACCGGGTGCCACCCTGGGCGTCCTCGGCGGGGGTCAGCTCGGCCGCATGTTCGCCCTGGCGGCGCGGGCGATGGGCTATCGCGTCATGGTCCTGGACCCGGACCCCGCCAGTCCGGCCGGCGCCGTCGCCGATACCCACCTGCAGGCCGACTACCAGGACAGCGCCGCGCTGGCCCGCATGGGCGCGGAATGCGCCGCTGTCACCACCGAGTGGGAGAGCGTGCCGGCCGCCACCCTGGAGACCCTGGCCGCGCACTGCCCGGTGCGTCCGGGCGCAGCCGCCGTGGCCGTGGCCCGCGACCGTATCCGCGAGAAGACCTTCGTGCGCGACCTGGGGCTCGCCACCGCGCCGTTCTTTGCCATTCACCGGGAGGCCGACCTCGCCGCCGCCATGGCCGGTCTGCGCCTGCCCGCGCTGCTGAAGACCGCCACCCTGGGGTACGACGGCAAGGGCCAGACCACCGTGAACGATCTCGATCAGGCGCACGCCGCCTTCGCCCGGATCGGCGCACACCCCTGCGTGCTGGAGGAAAAGGTCGACCTGGCCCAGGAACTGTCGGTGATCCTGGCGCGCGGCGCCAACGGCGAGACGGTCTTCTACCCGATCGGCGAGAACGTCCACCGCAACGGCATCCTGCACACCACACGCGTGCCGGGCCGCGTCGCGCCGGCCGTGGCCGAGCTCGCCACCGGCATGGCGCGGCGCGTCGCCGAGGCACTGGATTACATCGGCGTGCTCGCCGTGGAGCTGTTCTTCACCACCGCGGGTGAACTGCTGATCAACGAAATGGCGCCGCGCCCGCACAACAGCGGGCACTTCAGCCTGGATGCCTGCGTCACCTCGCAGTTCGAACAGCAGGTGCGGGCCTTGTGCGGCCTGCCGCTGGGTTCCACGCGGCTACTGACGCCGGTGACCATGCTCAACGTATTGGGCGACCTGTGGGGCGAGCGCCAGCCCGGGTGGCAGGCCGTGTTCGCCCAGCCCGAGGTGAAGCTGCACCTCTATGGCAAGCGCGAGACGCGGGCGGGACGCAAGATGGGGCACATCAACGTACTCGGCGAAGACGCCGATGCAAACTTCGAACTCGCCGAACAGCTGTTCGCGACCTTGAGCACGGTCGCCGCATCGTAG
- a CDS encoding LysR family transcriptional regulator produces the protein MNLTFRQLTIFEAVARHLSFTKAAEELHLTQPAVSMQIKQLEQATGVPLFELLGKRVYLTEAGQELQRYSRSITLLLAEAEQVFEEMRGLKRGRLNITVASTANYFVPRLWAAFRKRHPDVSVSLDVTNRAGLIRALGENQADLVIMGMPPEGLDLVAEGFMPNPLVVIAPPSHPLATATQVPLEWLQGEAFLMREQGSGTRSLMERVFAEKGLTPTTPIEMSGTEAIKQGVEAGLGLALLSVHTLEMELALKRLVVLNVEGFPVLREWYIVHRSGKRLSTVAQAFHDFILKETEELVHVPQV, from the coding sequence ATGAATCTCACCTTCCGTCAGCTCACGATCTTCGAGGCCGTTGCACGTCATCTGAGCTTCACCAAGGCCGCCGAGGAGCTGCACCTGACGCAGCCGGCCGTCTCCATGCAGATCAAACAATTGGAGCAGGCTACCGGGGTGCCGTTGTTCGAGCTGCTGGGCAAACGCGTGTACCTCACCGAGGCCGGCCAGGAACTGCAGCGCTACAGCCGTTCCATCACCCTGCTGCTGGCCGAGGCCGAACAGGTGTTCGAGGAGATGCGGGGCCTCAAGCGCGGGCGTCTGAACATCACCGTGGCGAGCACCGCCAACTATTTCGTACCGCGCCTGTGGGCGGCGTTCCGCAAGCGCCATCCGGACGTCAGCGTCAGCCTGGACGTCACCAACCGCGCCGGTCTGATCCGTGCGCTCGGCGAGAACCAGGCCGATCTCGTCATCATGGGCATGCCGCCCGAGGGCCTGGATCTGGTGGCGGAGGGCTTCATGCCCAACCCGCTGGTGGTGATCGCGCCGCCCTCGCATCCGCTCGCCACGGCGACGCAGGTGCCGTTGGAGTGGCTGCAGGGCGAGGCCTTTCTGATGCGCGAACAGGGCTCCGGTACCCGCTCGCTGATGGAGCGCGTGTTCGCCGAGAAGGGTTTGACCCCGACCACGCCCATCGAGATGAGCGGCACCGAGGCCATCAAGCAGGGCGTCGAGGCCGGCCTGGGGCTCGCGCTGCTGTCGGTGCACACCCTGGAGATGGAGCTTGCTCTCAAGCGTCTCGTGGTGCTGAACGTGGAGGGTTTCCCGGTGTTGCGCGAGTGGTACATTGTGCATCGCTCGGGGAAGCGTCTGTCGACAGTGGCACAGGCCTTCCACGACTTCATTTTGAAAGAGACCGAAGAACTCGTGCACGTACCCCAGGTCTGA